In Paenarthrobacter sp. GOM3, a single window of DNA contains:
- a CDS encoding VIT1/CCC1 transporter family protein, which produces MQQHQESHGSSSPAPDPIHETEAPQNAGAPQTAPTSSDIRRWRQYLADERAEAAVYRELAQRRDGEERQILLALAEAEGRHEAHWLKLLGEHAGMPKAASGRSQLLGFLARNFGSVFVLALAQRAEGRSPYGTEPAATPAMVADEQIHEEVVRGLATRGRNRLSGTFRAAVFGANDGLVSNLSLVMGMAATGVPSPVVLMSGVAGLLAGALSMGAGEYVSVRSQRELLNATLPTQATLTAAPSLDIEHNELVLVYLARGMTQEAAEHRAAERMGLFSCDCDPSLSLQPEKPAADEHESVGSAWGAALSSFCFFASGAIIPILPFLFGMTGVAALMVAGVLVGIALLATGAVVGLLSGTSPLSRGLRQLAIGLGAAAATYGLGLLFGAAIV; this is translated from the coding sequence GTGCAACAGCACCAGGAATCCCACGGTTCGTCGAGCCCCGCTCCGGACCCCATCCACGAAACCGAAGCCCCCCAAAATGCCGGAGCGCCGCAAACCGCACCGACGTCCTCGGACATCCGGCGTTGGCGGCAATACCTGGCAGACGAACGGGCCGAAGCCGCCGTCTACCGGGAACTCGCCCAACGCCGGGACGGCGAAGAACGCCAGATCCTCCTGGCCTTGGCCGAGGCCGAAGGCAGGCACGAAGCCCACTGGCTCAAGCTCCTTGGGGAGCACGCAGGAATGCCCAAGGCGGCGTCCGGCCGCAGCCAGCTCCTGGGTTTCCTGGCCCGCAACTTCGGCTCGGTGTTCGTGCTCGCGTTGGCGCAGCGGGCCGAAGGCCGCTCCCCCTACGGCACCGAACCGGCCGCGACACCTGCCATGGTGGCAGATGAGCAGATCCATGAAGAAGTAGTCCGCGGGCTCGCCACCCGTGGCCGGAACAGGTTGTCCGGCACCTTCCGCGCCGCAGTTTTCGGCGCCAACGACGGCCTGGTCAGCAACCTCTCCCTAGTCATGGGCATGGCCGCCACCGGAGTGCCCAGCCCCGTGGTGCTGATGAGTGGCGTGGCAGGATTGCTGGCCGGAGCCCTCTCCATGGGCGCCGGCGAATACGTCTCGGTGCGGTCGCAACGGGAATTGCTCAACGCCACCCTCCCGACACAGGCTACGCTCACCGCGGCGCCTTCCCTGGACATTGAGCACAACGAACTGGTCCTGGTGTACCTGGCCCGGGGCATGACCCAGGAAGCCGCCGAGCACCGCGCTGCCGAACGCATGGGGTTGTTCAGCTGCGATTGCGATCCCAGCCTCTCCCTGCAACCCGAAAAGCCGGCAGCGGACGAGCACGAATCCGTAGGCTCAGCCTGGGGCGCAGCGTTGTCCAGCTTCTGCTTCTTCGCTTCTGGTGCCATCATCCCCATCCTGCCGTTCCTCTTCGGCATGACCGGCGTTGCTGCCCTGATGGTGGCCGGAGTGCTGGTGGGCATCGCACTGTTGGCGACCGGCGCCGTCGTCGGCCTGCTTTCCGGAACGTCGCCGCTTAGCCGCGGCCTGCGGCAGCTTGCGATCGGCCTCGGAGCGGCTGCCGCCACCTATGGATTGGGATTGCTCTTCGGCGCAGCGATTGTCTGA
- a CDS encoding sodium:solute symporter: MESSAINIAIVVVYLLAMLAFGWWGKSRTKNNSDFLVAGRRLGPFLYTGTMAAVVLGGASTVGGVGLGYKFGISGMWLVVAIGAGVLLLSLLFAGTIQRLKIYTVSQMLSLRYGSKATQTSGIVMLAYTLMLCATSTGAYATIFVVLFDWERWMAIAVGGAIVLVYSTIGGMWSITLADQVQFIIKTVGIFFLMLPFVMNAAGGMDGIRGRLEDSFFQIDGIGTQTIITYFVVYTLGLLIGQDIWQRVFTAKTPTVARWGGATAGVYCILYGIAGAFIGLAARVALPDIDVANLGKDVVYAEVATHILPVGIGGLVMAAAVAAMMSTASGALIAAATVARADVVPFVASWFGKTINTDDTENPEHDVKANRYWVLGLGIVAVLISMAAQDVVVALTIAYDILVGGLLVAILGGLVWKRGTGIAAAWSMAVGSVLTLALLIMFATGVIPSEDGVYANEPIYYGLAASFVAYVVISLLTPRTDPAVRAAWDKRVAGAIADELPIEAHPVSSNRAN, from the coding sequence ATGGAATCTTCGGCTATTAACATCGCAATCGTGGTGGTGTACCTGCTCGCCATGCTGGCGTTCGGCTGGTGGGGCAAGTCCCGCACCAAGAACAACAGCGACTTCCTGGTGGCCGGCCGCCGCCTTGGCCCCTTCCTTTACACAGGCACCATGGCCGCGGTGGTCCTCGGTGGCGCATCCACCGTCGGCGGCGTCGGCCTGGGCTACAAATTCGGCATTTCCGGTATGTGGCTCGTCGTGGCCATCGGCGCCGGTGTGCTGCTGCTGAGCCTGCTCTTCGCGGGCACCATCCAGCGCTTGAAGATCTACACCGTCTCCCAGATGCTCAGCCTCCGCTACGGCAGCAAGGCCACACAGACGTCCGGAATCGTGATGCTCGCGTACACGCTGATGCTGTGCGCTACGTCCACCGGCGCCTACGCCACCATCTTCGTTGTGCTCTTCGACTGGGAACGCTGGATGGCAATCGCTGTTGGCGGCGCAATCGTGCTGGTCTACTCAACCATCGGTGGCATGTGGTCCATCACCCTGGCCGACCAGGTGCAGTTCATCATCAAGACCGTGGGCATCTTCTTCCTGATGCTTCCGTTCGTCATGAACGCTGCCGGCGGCATGGACGGCATCCGTGGGCGCCTCGAAGACAGCTTCTTCCAGATCGACGGCATCGGCACTCAGACCATCATCACGTACTTCGTCGTCTACACCTTGGGCCTCCTGATCGGCCAGGACATCTGGCAGCGCGTCTTCACCGCCAAGACCCCCACGGTTGCACGCTGGGGCGGCGCCACGGCCGGTGTCTACTGCATCCTCTACGGCATCGCCGGCGCATTCATTGGTCTCGCAGCCCGCGTGGCACTGCCGGATATCGACGTCGCAAACCTCGGTAAGGACGTTGTGTACGCCGAGGTGGCAACCCACATCCTCCCCGTCGGCATCGGTGGCCTGGTGATGGCCGCGGCTGTCGCCGCCATGATGTCCACCGCCTCCGGCGCCCTGATCGCCGCCGCAACGGTTGCCCGCGCCGACGTCGTCCCGTTCGTGGCCAGCTGGTTCGGCAAGACCATCAACACCGATGACACGGAAAACCCCGAGCACGACGTCAAGGCCAACCGTTACTGGGTCCTGGGCCTGGGCATCGTTGCGGTCCTGATCTCCATGGCCGCGCAGGACGTGGTGGTAGCCCTCACCATCGCCTACGACATCCTGGTGGGCGGCCTCCTGGTCGCGATCCTCGGCGGCCTTGTCTGGAAGCGCGGAACCGGCATCGCTGCTGCATGGTCCATGGCAGTTGGCTCCGTGCTGACACTGGCCCTGCTGATCATGTTCGCAACCGGAGTCATCCCGAGCGAGGACGGCGTCTACGCAAACGAACCCATCTACTACGGCCTCGCCGCCTCGTTCGTCGCTTACGTGGTCATCTCGCTCCTCACCCCGCGCACCGACCCCGCAGTCCGGGCCGCCTGGGACAAGCGAGTGGCTGGCGCGATCGCCGACGAACTGCCGATCGAAGCACACCCGGTCAGCTCCAACAGGGCCAACTAA
- a CDS encoding helix-turn-helix domain-containing protein yields MKALPVEPSNVPVAIGSRIRAARQAQRLTIEQVADATGLTKGFLSRVERDLTSPSVASLVTLCQVLSVSVGDLFAAPETHLTKRDDGPRISLGGQGIVERLLTARSERRLQILQATIEPRGRGENELYAVDCDVDVLHVIKGRIKLILTNEEYDLAEGDTLSFPGREPHTWINPTDETVEVLWVLVPAASR; encoded by the coding sequence ATGAAGGCTCTACCCGTTGAACCAAGCAACGTTCCTGTTGCCATCGGTTCCAGAATCCGCGCAGCCCGGCAAGCGCAGCGCCTCACCATCGAGCAAGTAGCGGATGCTACAGGTCTCACCAAAGGGTTCCTTAGCCGTGTGGAGCGGGACCTGACATCGCCGTCGGTCGCGTCCCTTGTCACCCTGTGCCAGGTTCTGTCCGTCTCCGTAGGGGATTTGTTCGCGGCGCCGGAAACCCACCTGACAAAGCGCGACGACGGCCCCCGCATCTCCCTGGGTGGCCAGGGGATAGTGGAACGCCTGTTGACTGCGCGCTCCGAGCGCCGCCTGCAGATCCTGCAGGCCACCATCGAACCCCGCGGCCGCGGCGAGAACGAGCTGTACGCGGTGGATTGCGATGTGGATGTCCTGCATGTGATTAAGGGCCGGATCAAACTCATCCTGACCAATGAGGAATACGACCTCGCAGAAGGCGATACGCTCTCCTTCCCGGGCCGGGAACCCCACACCTGGATCAACCCCACGGACGAAACCGTCGAAGTGCTCTGGGTGCTGGTTCCGGCCGCGAGCCGGTAG
- a CDS encoding type IV toxin-antitoxin system AbiEi family antitoxin domain-containing protein, whose amino-acid sequence MDAIQYLQTIGGVARTRQLLAAGYSRTEISRLPEQGAKQPRRGVFMLKGCKPEFATAIRNNAKVTCASAASYYGLWLRDPPEQHHLACDHGHGSGFVRHRTIRFDADPALPLASVEDAVIHSLGCLQPNAAAAMAVSAVRLRGVPLALLRDELSAHKSRPSLLILQELDLRAESIVEVDTQHLLKSHGIAYDAQVQLPGIGRVDFLIEGVLIVEVDGFAFHADRSALRRDLFRNNASTLKGFSVLRYPPEAIWYEPGRVIAEIRAVLERRRNAPPRLVSN is encoded by the coding sequence ATGGACGCCATCCAGTACTTACAGACAATCGGAGGGGTTGCCCGCACCAGGCAACTTCTGGCCGCAGGCTACTCACGCACGGAAATTTCCCGGCTGCCAGAACAGGGAGCCAAGCAACCTCGGCGCGGCGTCTTCATGCTCAAGGGCTGCAAGCCGGAATTTGCCACGGCAATCCGGAACAACGCCAAAGTTACGTGCGCCAGCGCAGCCAGCTACTACGGCCTGTGGCTTAGGGACCCGCCCGAACAACACCATTTGGCTTGCGATCACGGCCACGGATCAGGGTTCGTGCGGCACCGGACCATAAGGTTCGACGCCGATCCAGCACTTCCGCTCGCAAGCGTCGAGGATGCGGTGATTCACTCACTGGGGTGCCTCCAACCCAATGCCGCAGCAGCGATGGCAGTTTCGGCTGTCCGGCTTCGCGGAGTCCCGTTGGCCTTGCTGCGGGACGAACTCAGCGCCCACAAATCCCGCCCATCACTGCTGATACTTCAAGAACTCGACCTACGCGCCGAGTCCATCGTGGAAGTCGATACCCAACACCTCCTAAAAAGCCATGGCATTGCCTACGATGCTCAAGTGCAACTCCCGGGCATCGGCCGCGTGGATTTCCTGATCGAAGGAGTGCTCATTGTCGAGGTGGATGGCTTCGCTTTCCATGCGGACCGGTCAGCTCTGCGTCGGGATCTGTTCCGCAACAACGCGTCCACGCTTAAGGGATTCTCCGTCCTCCGCTACCCGCCGGAGGCCATCTGGTACGAACCGGGCCGGGTCATAGCGGAAATCCGGGCAGTGCTGGAACGGCGGCGCAACGCTCCTCCCCGGTTGGTCAGCAATTAA
- a CDS encoding APC family permease, whose protein sequence is MTTLSRPPADPANRPKNSFKLKPWLLEGMPDTSGKRQGPHGRPSESHKPQAWWKVMCLTGLDYFSTLGYQPAIAALAAGLLSPLATLLLVVATLAGALPVYRRVAKESPRGEGSIAMLERLLPRWSGKLFVLALLGFAATDFMITITLSAADATAHLIENPFAPDFLEGQHVVITLALIAGLGVVFLRGFKEAINVAVVLVAAFLALNLVVITISLGHVFTEAHVITDWWTALTTSHGDPIMMVALALLVFPRLALGLSGFETGVAVMPQIKGHPSDTEANPAGRIKGAHRLLTTAAIIMSSFLITSSFTTVMLIPAAEFEAGGKAEGRALAYLAHKFLGDGFGTVYDISTIAILWFAGASAMAGLLNLVPRYLPRYGMAPAWARALRPLVLVFTVIAFIVTIIFQADVNAQGGAYATGVLVLITSASIAVTLSARRKKQRAQFIGFGIISLVFVYTTVVNSIERPDGLKIAALFILGIMVVSFISRMRRAFELRATHIKLDEKALEFTANHAEGPVRIIAHEPKHLSASRYKEKLQHAQQANHLPVDCDAVFIEIIVDDSSDFEQELQVVGKERHGFKILEVHSNNVPNTLAAVLLHIRDVTGFMPHIYFRWTEGNPISNLSKFLFFGEGEIAPVTREVLREAEPDITRRPWVHVG, encoded by the coding sequence GTGACCACCCTGTCGAGGCCTCCGGCCGATCCGGCCAACCGGCCAAAAAATTCCTTCAAGCTCAAACCCTGGCTGCTGGAAGGAATGCCGGACACCTCAGGCAAGCGGCAAGGCCCCCACGGCCGCCCTTCGGAGTCGCACAAGCCGCAGGCCTGGTGGAAGGTCATGTGCCTCACCGGCCTGGATTACTTCTCCACGCTCGGCTACCAGCCCGCCATCGCCGCTTTGGCGGCAGGCCTGCTCTCCCCGCTGGCAACGCTGCTCCTGGTTGTCGCAACCCTGGCCGGCGCCCTGCCCGTATATCGGAGGGTTGCGAAGGAAAGCCCCCGTGGTGAAGGTTCCATTGCCATGCTGGAGCGCCTCCTCCCCCGCTGGAGCGGCAAGCTCTTCGTCCTGGCGCTCCTGGGCTTCGCTGCCACCGACTTCATGATCACCATCACCCTGTCCGCGGCCGACGCCACGGCCCACCTCATCGAAAACCCGTTCGCCCCGGACTTCCTCGAGGGGCAGCACGTCGTCATTACCTTGGCACTGATTGCAGGTTTGGGCGTGGTCTTCCTTCGCGGCTTCAAAGAGGCCATCAACGTCGCCGTCGTCCTGGTAGCCGCGTTCCTGGCACTGAACCTGGTAGTGATCACCATTTCCCTGGGGCACGTCTTCACCGAGGCACACGTCATCACCGACTGGTGGACAGCACTGACAACGTCGCACGGCGACCCCATCATGATGGTTGCCCTGGCGCTCCTGGTCTTCCCGCGGCTCGCCCTGGGCCTGTCCGGCTTCGAGACCGGCGTAGCCGTCATGCCGCAGATCAAGGGTCACCCATCCGATACTGAAGCCAATCCCGCCGGACGGATCAAGGGCGCCCATCGGCTCCTGACCACAGCCGCCATCATCATGAGCTCTTTCCTGATTACCTCCAGCTTCACTACGGTGATGCTTATCCCGGCGGCCGAATTCGAAGCCGGGGGCAAAGCCGAAGGCCGCGCACTTGCCTACCTCGCCCACAAGTTCCTTGGCGACGGCTTCGGAACGGTCTACGACATCAGCACCATCGCGATCCTCTGGTTCGCCGGCGCATCCGCCATGGCAGGCTTGCTCAACCTCGTCCCGCGCTACCTTCCCCGCTACGGAATGGCTCCCGCATGGGCCCGGGCTCTTCGCCCTTTGGTCCTGGTCTTCACCGTGATCGCCTTCATTGTGACCATCATTTTCCAGGCCGACGTCAATGCCCAGGGTGGGGCATATGCCACCGGCGTCCTTGTCCTGATCACCTCCGCTTCCATCGCGGTGACCCTTTCGGCACGGCGCAAGAAGCAGCGGGCACAGTTCATCGGCTTCGGCATCATCTCCCTGGTCTTCGTCTACACCACGGTGGTCAACTCCATCGAACGCCCGGACGGCCTGAAAATCGCAGCCCTCTTCATCCTGGGCATCATGGTGGTCAGCTTCATCTCCCGCATGCGCCGTGCGTTCGAACTACGGGCCACGCACATCAAACTGGATGAGAAAGCGTTGGAGTTCACGGCGAACCACGCCGAGGGGCCGGTCCGGATCATCGCCCACGAACCCAAGCACCTGAGCGCCAGCCGTTACAAGGAGAAGCTCCAGCACGCCCAGCAGGCAAACCACCTTCCCGTCGACTGCGACGCAGTGTTCATTGAGATCATCGTGGACGACAGCTCCGACTTTGAGCAGGAACTGCAGGTGGTGGGCAAGGAGAGGCACGGCTTCAAGATCCTGGAAGTGCACAGCAACAACGTGCCCAATACCCTGGCCGCGGTCTTGCTGCACATCCGCGACGTCACCGGCTTCATGCCGCACATCTACTTCCGCTGGACCGAGGGAAATCCGATCTCCAACCTGAGCAAGTTCCTGTTCTTCGGCGAGGGCGAAATCGCGCCGGTAACGCGGGAAGTGCTGCGGGAAGCGGAACCGGACATCACCCGCCGGCCCTGGGTCCACGTGGGCTAG
- the speB gene encoding agmatinase translates to MEELRIEANGNLGPIDSSRIPRYAGAATYARLPRLDQVAKADVTVVGVPFDSGVSYRPGARFGANHVREASRLLRPYNPAWDVSPFENIQVADAGDMAVNPFNINEAIETIQQNALDLTANGSKLVTLGGDHTIALPLLRAAAERAGEPIAMLHFDAHLDTWDTYFGAEYTHGTPFRRAVEEGILDTEAISHVGTRGPLYGKKDLDDDHRFGFGIVTSADVYYQGVLETVAKIRDRIGNRPLYISVDIDVLDPAHAPGTGTPEAGGISSRELLEIIRGFRGMNLVGADIVEVAPAYDHAEITGVAGSHVAYELVTLMADNAVEGDRLGAPNGYAQQALGARIEELAKASGDQR, encoded by the coding sequence TTGGAAGAGCTCCGTATTGAGGCCAACGGCAACCTTGGTCCCATCGATTCGTCCCGCATCCCGCGCTATGCCGGTGCCGCCACCTATGCCCGCCTGCCCCGCCTTGACCAGGTCGCCAAGGCTGACGTCACTGTTGTGGGCGTTCCCTTCGACTCAGGCGTCTCGTACCGCCCGGGCGCGCGCTTCGGCGCCAACCACGTTCGTGAGGCCAGCCGCCTGCTGCGCCCTTACAACCCTGCGTGGGATGTCAGCCCGTTTGAAAACATCCAGGTCGCCGACGCTGGCGACATGGCCGTGAACCCCTTCAACATCAACGAGGCGATCGAGACCATCCAGCAGAACGCCCTGGACCTCACCGCCAACGGCAGCAAGCTGGTTACCCTCGGTGGCGACCACACCATTGCCCTGCCGCTGCTCCGTGCCGCGGCCGAGCGCGCCGGTGAACCCATCGCCATGCTCCACTTCGACGCACACCTGGATACCTGGGACACGTACTTCGGTGCGGAGTACACCCACGGCACCCCGTTCCGCCGTGCCGTGGAAGAAGGCATCCTGGACACGGAAGCCATTAGCCACGTGGGTACCCGCGGTCCGCTTTACGGCAAGAAGGACCTCGACGACGACCACCGCTTCGGGTTCGGAATCGTCACCTCCGCAGACGTCTACTACCAGGGCGTCCTGGAAACGGTCGCGAAGATTCGTGACCGCATCGGCAACCGTCCCTTGTACATCTCCGTGGACATTGACGTCTTGGATCCCGCACACGCACCTGGCACCGGCACTCCCGAGGCCGGCGGGATCAGCAGCCGTGAACTCCTCGAAATCATCCGGGGTTTCCGCGGAATGAACCTTGTTGGCGCGGACATCGTCGAAGTTGCTCCCGCCTACGACCATGCCGAGATCACCGGTGTTGCCGGCAGCCACGTCGCCTACGAGCTCGTCACCCTGATGGCAGACAACGCCGTCGAAGGCGATCGGCTGGGCGCCCCCAACGGCTACGCGCAGCAGGCACTCGGCGCCCGCATCGAGGAACTCGCAAAAGCCTCGGGGGACCAGCGATGA
- a CDS encoding thiamine pyrophosphate-binding protein, whose product MIDFDPGTAAPTKGTNQRNGGDLVVETLEALGAKTVFGIPGQHALGLFDAMGRGNLHFVSSRVENNSAFAADGYSRATGEVGVLFLSTGPGALTSLAGLQEAYATGVPMVVVASQIPLDGLGARRKGMLHQLDDQKASAANVTKSQRLIQHASGIPSAIQDAWTEAISSPQGPVWIEIPQNVLLDPIMVPPVEDALAEAFDNPPRVELIREAVKWLSTAERPAIIAGGGTRRGRAEKSLLSIAEQLRAPVICTPGGNGAFPWTHELSLQSWIEDRYMTDVLEDADVLIVIGSSLGEVTSNYFTFEPRGRIIQIDAEPRVLESNRPGLGIRADAGQALAALDEALAAAGAADAARRDWHGTSPEDVVKESLAKVKARLESQDLAKELKFMSDIREAVPADMQTFWDMTISAYWGWSCWDARQGQFHSAQGAGGLGYGFPAAIGGAVGLETTGKPSRVLAVSGDGSSMYSISELATAKQHNVPVTWLIVDDGGYGILREYMVGAFGQATATELARPDFVKLAESFGVPARRVAPEEVGDALKASFEADGPNVVVVETLLKMFGPTHLDD is encoded by the coding sequence ATGATCGATTTCGATCCGGGCACGGCAGCCCCCACCAAGGGGACCAACCAGCGCAATGGTGGGGACCTCGTCGTCGAGACCCTCGAAGCGCTGGGCGCGAAGACTGTTTTCGGTATCCCGGGCCAGCATGCGCTGGGCCTCTTTGACGCCATGGGTCGCGGCAACCTGCATTTCGTTTCTTCCCGGGTGGAGAACAACTCGGCGTTCGCCGCTGACGGTTATTCCCGCGCCACGGGGGAGGTGGGTGTGCTGTTCCTGTCCACGGGTCCGGGCGCGCTGACGTCCCTTGCCGGCCTCCAGGAAGCATATGCCACGGGTGTTCCCATGGTTGTTGTTGCCAGTCAGATCCCGCTCGACGGCCTGGGCGCACGTCGCAAGGGCATGCTGCACCAGCTCGATGACCAGAAGGCTTCGGCGGCGAACGTCACCAAGAGCCAGCGCCTGATCCAGCACGCTTCCGGCATTCCGTCGGCCATCCAGGACGCCTGGACCGAGGCGATTTCCTCGCCGCAGGGTCCCGTGTGGATCGAGATCCCGCAGAACGTCCTGCTCGATCCCATCATGGTCCCGCCGGTGGAAGACGCTCTGGCCGAAGCCTTCGACAACCCGCCGCGCGTCGAGCTGATCCGGGAGGCCGTGAAGTGGCTTTCGACGGCGGAACGTCCGGCGATCATCGCAGGCGGCGGTACCCGCCGTGGCCGGGCCGAGAAGTCGCTGCTATCCATTGCGGAGCAACTGCGGGCCCCGGTCATCTGCACACCCGGCGGCAACGGTGCCTTCCCCTGGACCCATGAGCTGTCCCTGCAGTCCTGGATCGAGGACCGGTACATGACCGATGTCCTGGAAGACGCCGACGTCCTGATCGTGATCGGCTCGTCCCTGGGTGAAGTGACCTCCAACTACTTCACCTTCGAACCGCGCGGCCGCATCATCCAGATCGACGCCGAACCACGCGTCCTGGAGTCCAACCGTCCCGGTTTGGGTATCCGCGCCGACGCAGGCCAGGCACTCGCTGCGCTGGATGAAGCCCTCGCAGCAGCGGGCGCGGCAGACGCAGCGCGGCGGGATTGGCACGGAACCAGCCCGGAAGACGTGGTCAAAGAGTCCCTGGCCAAGGTCAAGGCCCGGCTGGAATCCCAGGACCTGGCCAAGGAACTGAAGTTCATGTCGGACATCCGCGAGGCTGTGCCGGCGGACATGCAGACGTTCTGGGACATGACCATCTCCGCATACTGGGGCTGGAGCTGCTGGGACGCCCGGCAAGGCCAGTTCCACTCAGCGCAGGGCGCGGGCGGCCTCGGTTACGGGTTCCCTGCCGCTATCGGTGGAGCAGTCGGCTTGGAAACCACGGGTAAACCCAGCAGGGTACTCGCCGTGTCCGGTGACGGTTCATCCATGTACTCCATCTCCGAGCTCGCCACCGCCAAGCAGCACAACGTCCCGGTCACCTGGTTGATCGTGGACGACGGCGGGTACGGCATCCTGCGCGAGTACATGGTGGGTGCCTTCGGGCAGGCCACGGCCACCGAACTTGCCCGTCCGGACTTCGTGAAGCTGGCCGAGTCCTTCGGCGTCCCGGCCCGTCGGGTAGCCCCCGAGGAAGTGGGGGACGCGCTTAAGGCGTCCTTCGAAGCGGACGGACCCAACGTCGTCGTGGTTGAAACACTGCTCAAGATGTTCGGCCCCACTCACCTGGACGACTAA
- a CDS encoding MarR family winged helix-turn-helix transcriptional regulator, which translates to MSVGSATATDLVHQIFDLQRTLRCVVTAHMARVPDVGMAVQGVMRFIGEGEARATHLASRLGVSAPVLSRHIAELEELGFVVRRPDPADGRAQLLALTEKGAAKLHEFEEQRSVRLRDYLADWSEADALEASQVINKLTESLKDSIRATAAGSITTNQTA; encoded by the coding sequence ATGTCCGTCGGTTCTGCCACCGCAACCGATCTTGTTCATCAAATCTTCGACCTCCAACGAACTCTGCGTTGCGTGGTGACCGCCCACATGGCCCGCGTTCCCGACGTCGGAATGGCGGTGCAGGGTGTCATGCGGTTCATCGGCGAGGGGGAGGCCCGCGCAACGCACCTCGCTTCGCGCCTGGGTGTCAGCGCTCCGGTCCTGAGCCGGCACATCGCGGAGCTCGAAGAGCTCGGCTTTGTGGTCCGTCGTCCGGATCCGGCTGACGGCAGGGCGCAACTCCTGGCCCTCACCGAAAAGGGTGCGGCCAAGCTGCACGAATTCGAAGAACAACGCAGCGTGAGACTGCGGGATTACCTGGCGGATTGGAGCGAGGCTGACGCCCTCGAGGCCTCCCAGGTGATCAACAAACTCACGGAGTCCCTCAAGGACTCAATCCGGGCAACGGCGGCCGGCTCCATCACAACAAACCAGACAGCTTAG